The Desulfosoma sp. genomic interval CAATTCATCGATGATTTCCATGGCGCGAATCTTTGGGCATCCGGTAATGGAACCTCCAGGAAAAGTAGCTCGAAAAATATCCCCCGGCGTTACGTTCGGTTTCAGCTTTCCGGTCACAATAGACACCAAGTGCCAGACGTTTTCATAACCTTCCAGGCGTTTGTGGTCCTTGACCACAATGGATCGGGGTTTGCAGACCCTTCCTAGGTCGTTGCGCAACAGATCCACAATCATGGAAAGTTCGGCATCATCTTTGGGGTTATGACAAAGGTCTTCGCGCAATCTTCGGTCTTCGTCCACGCTGGTGCCTCGAGGCCGTGTTCCCTTGATGGGTCGTGTTTCGATTTCATCGCCACGTCGGCACAGGAATCGTTCCATGGACGTAGAAAGAATGATTTGGTCCGGAAAGTGCAAATAGGCATAAAAAGGGGCGGGATTTCTTTGAAAGAGCCGCGTCCAGAGAATCCAAGGATCGCCTCGAAACGGTGCCGAAAATCTTTGGGATAGATTCACCTGATAAACATCGCCGTTTTTGATGTAGCGGCGGATTTTCGCCACAGCCTCCATGTAGGCATCTCGTGAGAAATTGCTTTGCAGCTTTCCGGCATGGAGATTGTCACAAGGTTGAAAAGGAGCTTGATATGGGGAAGATGCCGCTATGGGCTTCAAACCAATTGTTTCCAAGGTTAAATGAACGGTTTTTCCGGCACGCCTTTCAAAAATAAGAATATCTTGAGGAAGAAAAAAAAGGCTTTCTGGAAGATCGAGGTCGTCGTCGGCGTTTTGAGGCAAGACTTCGAATACGTTTTTTAATTCGTAGGCAAGATAACCCACAAGGCCGCCCGAAAAAGGTTCCAACAACAAAGGGACGTGAGGATGGGTGGCTTCGAGAAGCCTGTCGAGCACTTCGAGAGGATGCTTGTTTTGGGTGATGGTATCCTCGGCGGTGGTGATTTGGACATGAAATCCTTTGGAGCGAAAAACGACAAGCGGGTTCCAAAACGCCATGGAATAACGGGCGCAATCCAGGTCGGTTCCGCTGAGAAACACTGCGCTGTAGGGAAAACGCGCCAAGGGAGCCACCCTTTCCAGAAACGAAGCATCGGTTTCGTTTCTGAAAACTCCGGCGATGCTGACGCCTCGAACCGCCCCTCGAACCACGTCATCCATAAACATAAACCGGCTCCTGGTCGCCAAGAGTCCATGGCATGCGGATCCAAGGCCCCTCTGGAAG includes:
- the pabB gene encoding aminodeoxychorismate synthase component I → MFMDDVVRGAVRGVSIAGVFRNETDASFLERVAPLARFPYSAVFLSGTDLDCARYSMAFWNPLVVFRSKGFHVQITTAEDTITQNKHPLEVLDRLLEATHPHVPLLLEPFSGGLVGYLAYELKNVFEVLPQNADDDLDLPESLFFLPQDILIFERRAGKTVHLTLETIGLKPIAASSPYQAPFQPCDNLHAGKLQSNFSRDAYMEAVAKIRRYIKNGDVYQVNLSQRFSAPFRGDPWILWTRLFQRNPAPFYAYLHFPDQIILSTSMERFLCRRGDEIETRPIKGTRPRGTSVDEDRRLREDLCHNPKDDAELSMIVDLLRNDLGRVCKPRSIVVKDHKRLEGYENVWHLVSIVTGKLKPNVTPGDIFRATFPGGSITGCPKIRAMEIIDELEPHVRHVYTGSIGYLGWHDTMDMNIAIRTAILKDGRLHFAVGGGVVYDSDESAEYEETLHKGRTLFRAMAQHHEESCR